From Sceloporus undulatus isolate JIND9_A2432 ecotype Alabama chromosome 6, SceUnd_v1.1, whole genome shotgun sequence, one genomic window encodes:
- the LOC121935795 gene encoding von Willebrand factor D and EGF domain-containing protein-like, with product MRGAMAALLFLLATVAMAMASAALGGPPPGSKASRGLAVPFVFDPGALCSPPCHHGGLCIRNGTCFCAKGYEGERCQYATCYPKCKNGGKCLRPGKCRCQPGYGGRYCHKVSCEGGCQNGGECISVNGMVKCLCASGWTGSRCQEAVCSQGCRNGGICVAPGICSCATGWIGGACHLEFFTA from the exons ATGAGGGGAGCCATGGcggcccttctcttcctcttggcGACTGTGGCGATGGCGATGGCGTCGGCGGCACTGGGAGGCCCTCCTCCTGGTTCCAAGGCCTCTCGGGGCCTGGCCGTGCCTTTCGTCTTCGACCCGGGCGCCCTCTGCAGCCCGCCTTGCCACCACGGAGGCCTCTGCATCCGCAACGGCACCTGCTTCTGCGCCAAGGGCTACGAGGGCGAGAGGTGCCAGTATG CAACTTGTTATCCAAAATGTAAAAATGGTGGGAAATGTCTCAGACCTGGAAAATGTAGATGCCAACCTGGCTATGGAGGAAGATATTGTCATAAAG TAAGCTGCGAAGGAGGATGCCAAAATGGTGGGGAATGCATCTCTGTTAATGGGATGGTAAAGTGCCTTTGTGCTTCAGGTTGGACAGGATCACGATGCCAAGAAG CGGTTTGTTCCCAGGGATGTCGGAATGGAGGCATTTGCGTAGCTCCTGGAATCTGCAGCTGTGCAACTGGATGGATTGGTGGAGCATGTCATTTAG aattcttCACTGCATAG